The Coffea arabica cultivar ET-39 chromosome 1e, Coffea Arabica ET-39 HiFi, whole genome shotgun sequence genome has a window encoding:
- the LOC140019000 gene encoding uncharacterized protein, which translates to MKRKRNVNKPFSLVDEWLDECYNAEVSLKRNANSSHTIEQSEELSTNLPFSQAHPANPIHMHSDTTYVNIQTSGNNAHLIRPTFHFMTDPNSNIIRKDHENYTNEVVPVSKHLSSSNVASMHGLDSSHLRTLNQSNHNQLLLTSNIDEVYAHSHSSPSINFTCIPEIHTSHIKNCPQPNDIDLRSSSNRTSSYQDSFNENYNLTVTRLRGISGTANVSTSQPTSSVLPLSALLSHPFAYDLEEKRFKKKKYRRQAYIKWKSKKLRRHGCTKIQHVPALRLERIENCTAATNSALQSDVQSLTQKGKTRPSGRDLLRFIPDYPDRLPLEPQCQHCGAKKFYSETMNFCCSSGESIPGLDQRVYNKPTSSQVAALWIEGWHQGIPKKGIKPQTKRLRKKKLTTESICPINVSNVDELLENEEAVMSSFQEDPDFVSVREYYAYKLQIRDNDESFILHFARLLQQYVVDQYVKLESQRLDFFRNQQEEIRKEFLQGIIDAVTTGETEASKVGQRIILPPSFIGGPRNMRRKYMDAMTLVQKFGKPDIFLTMTCNPNWPEIKEYLIHGEEAQNRPDLLARVFHSKLEVLKDELLKKCVFGEVAAYTYVIEYQKRGMPHAHFLLILKSKYKLYNAEEYDRIVCAEIPRKKIYPHLYEMVVKHMLHGPCGPANPSNACMTKNGVCRNNYPKDFCEETIQTVDAYPQYRRTNNGVQVTIRGTVLDNRWVVPYNSYLLAKFDCHMNVEICSTIKAVKYIYKYICKGHDKTSFCLSASTFDNVVDEIEQYVSARWISPPEAVWRIFRFCTSEIKPAIIHLQLHLENYQPVVFKKRANLQSVAKNPHFKKTMLTEFFHMNKTNEDAQTLNCTYSEFPDHFVWKPSQRYWKLRERGDSVGRIMTAHPTEGERYYLRLLLSKVRCPTSFKDLRTYNGVTVDTFREAALIRNLLQDDNSQEICLQEASHFKMPYEMRRLFATLLVYSCPNNPKQLWEKFKVSMLEDLVRCSTLTFKEIEHKALQQIDGFLQTMGKSIRSYNLVPPDLSYNNVEDLTRELRAEKSILVTAHDLSAIDMLNEKQKQAFKVITERIYSGKSGAFFIDGPGGTGKTFLYRTLLADVRSKGFLALATATSGIAASILPGGRTAHSRFKIPIDISEGTTCRISKQTSLATMIRQAKLII; encoded by the exons atgaaaagaaaaaggaatgtaAATAAACCCTTTAGTTTAGTAGATGAGTGGCTCGATGAATGTTACAACGCTGAGGTTTCATTAAAAAGGAACGCAAATAGCTCTCATACAATAGAACAATCTGAAGAGCTATCAACAAACCTCCCATTTTCTCAGGCTCATCCTGCTAATCCAATCCATATGCATTCTGATACTACATATGTCAATATTCAGACCTCAGGAAATAACGCTCATCTAATTCGTCCCACCTTCCACTTTATGACAGACCCAAATAGTAACATCATTAGGAAGGATCATGAGAATTATACTAATGAAGTTGTCCCTGTTTCTAAACATTTATCCTCTTCCAATGTCGCATCTATGCATGGATTAGATAGTTCTCATTTAAGGACcttaaatcaatcaaatcatAACCAGCTCCTATTAACCTCTAATATTGACGAGGTTTATGCTCACTCTCACAGTTCGCCTTCCATCAATTTTACATGTATCCCTGAAATCCATACTTCTCATATCAAGAACTGCCCTCAACCTAATGATATTGATCTTAGATCAAGCTCAAATAGAACATCTTCTTATCAAGACAGCTTTAATGAGAACTATAATCTCACAGTCACTCGACTTCGTGGTATAAGTGGAACAGCAAATGTTTCCACTTCTCAACCAACTTCCTCAGTACTACCTCTCTCTGCTCTTCTTTCTCATCCTTTTGCATATGATCTTGAAGAAAAACgcttcaagaaaaagaaatatagaagaCAAGCATACATAAAGTGGAAATCTAAGAAATTACGTAGACATGGTTGCACTAAAATCCAACATGTACCAGCTCTGAGATTGGAAAGGATTGAGAATTGCACAGCTGCTACCAACTCTGCATTACAATCCGATGTACAATCACTAACCCAAAAAG GTAAGACGCGTCCGAGTGGAAGAGATTTGCTAAGGTTCATACCTGATTACCCTGATAGGTTACCATTGGAGCCGCAGTGTCAGCATTGCGGAGCAAAGAAATTCTATTCTGAGACAATGAATTTCTGTTGTTCCAGCGGTGAA AGCATTCCTGGTCTAGACCAGAGAGTCTATAATAAACCTACAAGCTCACAAGTAGCAGCTTTGTGGATTGAAG GATGGCACCAAGGCATTCCGAAAAAGGGAATAAAGCCACAAACTAAgagattgagaaaaaaaaaacttacaacTGAATCTATTTGCCCCATCAATGTCTCTAATGTAGATGAATTACTTGAGAATGAAGAGGCTG TAATGAGTAGCTTTCAAGAAGATCCAGATTTCGTTTCCGTGCGAGAGTATTATGCTTATAAGCTCCAAATAAGGGATAACGATGAATCATTCATCCTCCACTTTGCAAGACTACTACAACAATACGTAGTAGATCAATATGTCAAATTAGAAAGCCAAAGACTTGACTTCTTTAGAAATCAACAAGAGGAAATACGAAAGGAATTTTTACAAGGAATCATTGATGCTGTGACTACAGGTGAAACAGAAGCATCAAAAGTTGGTCAGCGAATCATATTACCACCCTCCTTCATTGGAGGACCAAGGAATATGAGACGCAAATATATGGATGCAATGACTTTGGTCCAAAAATTTGGAAAGCCAGATATCTTTCTGACTATGACATGTAATCCTAATTGGCCAGAAATAAAAGAATATTTAATTCATGGAGAAGAAGCACAAAATAGACCAGATTTACTTGCTAGAGTATTCCACTCAAAACTTGAAGTCTTAAAAGACGAATTACTGAAAAAATGTGTTTTTGGTGAGGTGGCTGCCTATACTTATGTAATTGAATACCAAAAACGAGGAATGCCACATGCTCATTTCTTATTAATATTAAAGTCcaaatataaattatataacGCAGAAGAATACGATAGAATTGTGTGTGCAGAAATTCCACGTAAAAAAATTTATCCTCATCTATATGAGATGGTAGTCAAACACATGCTCCATGGCCCTTGTGGTCCTGCTAATCCATCTAATGCTTGCATGACCAAGAATGGCGTCTGTCGAAATAATTATCCAAAAGATTTTTGTGAAGAGACCATTCAAACAGTAGACGCATATCCTCAATATAGAAGAACAAATAATGGTGTCCAAGTAACAATTAGAGGTACTGTTTTAGACAATAGATGGGTTGTTCCATATAACTCATATCTATTAGCCAAATTTGATTGTCATATGAATGTTGAAATATGTTCAACAATCAAAGCAgtcaaatatatatacaaatatatatgtaAAGGTCACGATAAAACAAGCTTTTGTCTTTCAGCATCTACTTTTGACAATGTCGTAGATGAAATCGAACAATATGTATCAGCAAGATGGATTTCTCCACCTGAAGCTGTATGGAGAATTTTCAGATTTTGCACAAGTGAAATCAAACCTGCAATTATCCATTTACAGTTACATCTTGAAAACTATCAACCGGTAGTCTTCAAGAAGAGAGCTAACCTTCAAAGTGTCGCAAAAAATCCtcatttcaagaaaacaatGTTAACAGAATTTTTTCATATGAATAAGACAAATGAAGATGCACAAACATTAAATTGTACATACTCAGAGTTTCCAGACCACTTTGTTTGGAAACCAAGCCAAAGATATTGGAAACTCAGAGAAAGAGGAGACTCTGTTGGACGAATAATGACTGCACATCCAACAGAAGGTGAGAGATACTACCTTAGACTCCTCCTTTCAAAAGTTCGATGTCCCACTTCATTCAAGGACTTGCGAACTTACAATGGCGTTACAGTAGATACATTTAGGGAAGCAGCATTAATTCGAAATTTATTGCAAGATGATAATAGTCAAGAAATCTGTTTACAAGAAGCCTCACATTTTAAGATGCCTTATGAAATGAGAAGGCTTTTCGCTACACTCTTAGTTTACTCTTGCCCAAATAATCCAAAACAACTATGGGAAAAATTCAAAGTGTCCATGTTGGAGGATCTTGTCCGATGCTCAACATTAACATTTAAAGAAATTGAACATAAAGCTCTACAACAAATAGACGGTTTTCTACAAACAATGGGAAAGAGCATACGTTCTTACAACTTAGTCCCACCTGATTTGTCATATAACAACGTAGAAGACCTGACTAGAGAATTACGAGCAGAAAAAAGCATTCTTGTTACAGCTCATGATTTGAGTGCAATCGACATgctaaatgaaaaacaaaaacaagcatTCAAAGTTATTACTGAGAGAATTTATTCAGGAAAAAGCGGCGCTTTCTTTATAGATGGTCCTGGAGGAACAGGGAAAACATTTCTCTATAGGACTTTATTGGCAGATGTGAGGAGCAAAGGCTTTCTTGCACTCGCAACTGCCACTTCAGGAATTGCAGCTTCTATTTTACCTGGTGGTAGGACTGCACATTCTCGATTTAAGATCCCAATTGATATTTCTGAGGGTACAACATGTAGAATTAGCAAACAAACTTCTCTAGCAACAATGATTAGACAAGCAAAGTTAATAATTTGA
- the LOC113695433 gene encoding uncharacterized protein — protein sequence MSKKTAIEALDDLLKDLMDSTQIFGGKIVVLGGDFRQTLPVVRKGAKSQMINACLINSPIWDKLEKLNLSENMRARLDPTFTEFLLKIGDGTIHTEANDLVKIPPSILVPYTNESDALQKLIQMVYPEITNGSQISSPFLNKAILTTKNPFVDEINNALIDRYPGEPVEYLSYDETLNENHQAEYIDLLNTLTPSGLPPHRLVLKPNAPIILLRNLDPTEGLCNGTRLTIKLLSKNIIHATISFGEFSGKDVFIHRIPMQPPADDQYPVPYKRIQFPVRLCFAMTINKAQGQTLDFVEQKQPQQLEY from the exons ATGTCCAAAAAAACAGCAATTGAAGCATTGGATGATTTGTTAAAAGACCTCATGGATTCAACTCAAATTTTTGGGGGAAAAATTGTTGTCCTTGGAGGagattttagacaaacacttcCAGTAGTTCGAAAGGGAGCAAAAAGTCAAATGATAAATGCCTGTCTAATCAATTCTCCAATATGGGACAAACTTGAGAAACTAAACTTAAGTGAAAATATGAGAGCAAGATTAGACCCCACATTTACAGAGTTCCTATTAAAGATTGGAGATGGGACAATTCACACAGAAGCTAATGATTTAGTGAAAATTCCACCTTCTATCTTAGTTCCTTATACTAATGAATCTGATGCACTTCAAAAACTGATCCAAATGGTCTATCCTGAAATCACCAATGGATCACAAATCTCATCTCCTTTCTTAAACAAGGCAATACTAACAACGAAAAATCCATTTGTTGATGAGATAAATAATGCTCTCATAGATAGATACCCCGGAGAACCAGTTGAATACTTGAGTTATGATGAGACATTAAATGAAAATCATCAGGCCGAATATATCGACTTGCTGAATACATTGACTCCCAGTGGTTTACCGCCACACAGATTAGTTTTGAAaccaaatgcaccaataattcTCTTAAGAAATCTTGATCCAACTGAGGGATTATGCAATGGCACAAGGCTTACAATCAAACTCCTCAGTAAAAACATCATTCATGCTACCATATCATTTGGTGAATTCTCTGGAAAAGATGTATTTATTCATAGAATTCCAATGCAACCACCAGCTGACGACCAATATCCAGTCCCATACAAAAGGATCCAATTTCCAGTTCGCTTGTGCTTTGCAATGACTATTAACAAAGCACAAGGACAGACCTTAGACTTTGTGG AGCAAAAACAGCCTCAGCAGTTAGAATACTAA
- the LOC113707966 gene encoding protein S40-4: MAASKSYFSRAANYRFLDAPSGISSDGMFELDESDVWSTGRAAASPEYRKPAVSSRTPSSSRKSSSSAAKVVVGGTAASLPVNVPDWSKILKDEYRENRRRDSEDDDFDGDDGEDVGGKRIPPHEFLARQLARTRIASFSVHEGIGRTLKGRDLSRVRNAIWEKTGFED; the protein is encoded by the coding sequence ATGGCGGCTTCGAAAAGCTACTTTAGCAGAGCAGCAAACTACCGATTCTTAGATGCTCCGTCGGGAATAAGTTCCGACGGGATGTTCGAGCTCGATGAGTCCGATGTCTGGAGTACTGGACGCGCCGCTGCGTCGCCTGAGTATCGTAAACCGGCGGTGAGTTCACGTACACCGTCATCGTCGAGAAAAAGCTCTTCATCGGCTGCGAAGGTGGTTGTTGGTGGGACGGCTGCGTCGTTGCCGGTGAACGTGCCGGACTGGTCGAAGATACTGAAAGATGAGTATCGGGAGAATAGGAGGAGAGATAGTGAAGATGATGATTTCGACGGCGACGATGGGGAGGACGTCGGTGGGAAACGGATTCCGCCTCACGAGTTTTTGGCTAGACAGTTGGCGAGAACGAGAATCGCATCGTTCTCTGTGCACGAAGGAATTGGGAGGACTTTGAAAGGGAGAGATCTTAGTAGGGTTAGAAATGCAATTTGGGAAAAAACTGGGTTCGAGGATTGA
- the LOC113707982 gene encoding replication protein A 70 kDa DNA-binding subunit B: MPRHISTVLDIDKESDKWTVLIQVVERNHIQYTRKAPPRRIQRFMLTDAQGTKVSAAAYENCIRLFRNLLVPYQRYYISGATIINAVPTYKVSEYPYSWVLHYSTLIERYLEPIPPMLPCPFTFDNFSDAHKHAESDITLISVKALVIYAFPQKETTPDSVTRDFLIVNEEKKLMLLTLWNEFQEYEGNILANTIATAPMIFAMRVKVSTFNSLSLTTIGLSCILINPPVHDELPLREWYSIHKDEVKILLEAKAYKDPEFLLPPPNQEHIKTIHDALISFGTQKTAWIGGTVQLSFGQTRFWYTACSNCLKTVEADTDWIIKCSSCRQEAEVELRCRIGITVTDPTASIQCLISGKEAERLIQLTAAQLKDAEAHGITMNQELSAIMKKYRLICFIKTYETTFQGQLQRRNAIIKAYPTAEVPNISLALLDSPPTLQASETGTTSNTKQKQVIEQQTFTPTAKLLLQEIAESTATKKSFITKSTTAATTSHKLLEDTATSASPNTTPIDETAASPTKKPKQEGKGN; this comes from the exons ATGCCTAGACATATCTCAACTGTGCTGGACATTGACAAAGAATCAGACAAATGGACAGTTCTTATTCAAGTAGTTGAGAGGAATCACATTCAGTACACTCGGAAAGCACCACCTAGAAGGATCCAACGATTCATGCTCACTGATGCCCAA GGAACAAAAGTCTCTGCAGCAGCCTATGAAAATTGCATCCGACTGTTCAGAAATCTGTTAGTTCCATACCAGCGATACTACATCTCTGGTGCAACTATTATCAATGCTGTTCCTACATACAAAGTTAGCGAATATCCGTACTCTTGGGTCCTTCATTACTCAACTTTGATTGAGCGCTACCTCGAACCAATTCCTCCAATGCTTCCATGTCCTTTCACCTTTGACAACTTTTCTGATGCACATAAACATGCAGAATCTGATATTACTCTGATAA GTGTCAAAGCATTGGTCATATATGCCTTCcctcaaaaagaaacaactcCAGATTCAGTCACAAGGGATTTTCTCATTGTAAATGAAGA gaaaaaattgatGCTTCTCACTTTATGGAATGAGTTCCAAGAGTATGAAGGCAATATCCTTGCAAACACCATTGCAACTGCTCCTATGATCTTTGCTATGAGAGTGAAAGTCTCTACTTTCAACA GTTTGTCATTAACAACAATAGGACTATCATGCATTCTCATCAATCCACCAGTCCATGACGAATTGCCACTTCGTGAATGGTATAGCATCCATAAAGATGAAGTTAAGATTTTATTGGAAGCAAAAGCATATAAAGATCCAGAATTTCTGCTTCCACCACCAAACCAAGAGCACATCAAGACCATTCATGATGCATTAATCTCATTCGGAACA CAAAAAACAGCATGGATAGGCGGTACAGTGCAATTATCATTTGGCCAAACTCGCTTTTGGTACACTGCATGCTCAAATTGTTTGAAAACTGTTGAAGCAGATACAGATTGGATCATAAAATGTTCATCATGCAGACAAGAAGCCGAAGTGGAACTAAG GTGTCGCATTGGAATAACAGTGACCGATCCAACTGCAAGCATTCAATGCTTAATATCTGGAAAAGAAGCTGAAAGACTGATACAATTGACTGCTGCGCAGCTTAAGGATGCAGAGGCACAT GGAATAACAATGAACCAAGAACTCTCTGCCATCATGAAAAAGTACAGGTTGATCTGTTTTATCAAAACATATGAGACAACTTTTCAAGGACAACTTCAAAGAAGAAATGCAATCATCAAAGCCTACCCAACAGCTGAAGTCCCCAACATATCATTGGCTCTATTAGATTCACCACCAACTCTCCAAGCTTCAGAAACTGGAACAACATCAAACACCAAGCAAAAACAAGTCATAGAACAACAAACGTTCACACCAACAGCCAAGTTGCTCCTTCAAGAAATAGCCGAATCCACTGCTACTAAAAAAAGCTTCATCACTAAATCAACAACTGCTGCAACAACCAGCCACAAACTGCTTGAAGACACTGCTACCTCAGCTTCACCAAATACCACCCCAATCGACGAAACTGCTGCCAGCCCAACAAAGAAACCAAAACAGGAAGGAAAAGGGAATTGA
- the LOC113707973 gene encoding large ribosomal subunit protein uL11 has product MPPKFDPTQVVEVFVRVTGGEVGAASSLAPKIGPLGLSPKKIGEDIAKETAKDWKGLRVTVKLTVQNRQAKVSVVPSAAALVIKALKEPERDRKKTKNIKHSGNISLDDVIEIAKVMRPRSMAKDLAGTVKEILGTCVSVGCTVDGKDPKDLQQEIADGDVEIPEN; this is encoded by the coding sequence ATGCCGCCAAAGTTCGATCCCACGCAGGTTGTAGAAGTCTTCGTCCGAGTAACCGGCGGTGAGGTCGGAGCAGCGAGTTCGCTTGCTCCAAAAATCGGTCCTCTTGGTCTATCCCCGAAAAAAATTGGTGAAGACATCGCTAAAGAGACCGCTAAAGACTGGAAAGGTCTCCGCGTCACCGTCAAGCTCACCGTCCAAAACCGTCAAGCCAAGGTCTCTGTTGTACCATCCGCGGCGGCTCTGGTGATCAAAGCCCTAAAAGAGCCCGAACGTGACCGTAAAAAGACGAAGAACATCAAGCATTCTGGGAACATTTCGTTGGATGACGTTATTGAGATCGCCAAAGTCATGCGGCCGAGGTCAATGGCGAAGGATTTGGCTGGGACTGTGAAGGAGATATTGGGGACCTGTGTTTCTGTTGGTTGCACTGTGGATGGAAAGGATCCTAAGGATTTGCAACAGGAGATTGCTGATGGAGATGTGGAGATTCCAGAGAATTGA